The DNA region GGCCCGCCAGGCACTCCGCGCCACCTCGTCGTCGGCGTCGGACAGCAGCGCTCGTGTGATCGACGGCCACGCCTGCCGGTCCCCGATCTTGGACAGCGTGTGCAGCGCCTGGCTCCGTGCCTGCGCACGCTCCGAGCGGACTTCACGGAGCAGCTCGGGAAGCGTCAGGGACACCGGGTGACGGGTGAGCGCCCACGTCAGCATGTCGCGGACGAAGAACTCGGGCTCGGCCGCGCAGCGCTCGACGAGCTTGCCGACGAAGCCCGGGTCAGGCGTCGTACCGACCGCCAGAGCCGCCCGCAGCCGCACGGACGAACGGCTGTCCTCCAACGCCCGGAGCGCTCGTACCGTGTCCGTGTCCTGTCCCGTGACCGCCATCGAGACCACCTCCTCGGCAAGCAGTCAAGACCCTGCCACCATGTCAAGGTCAAACAGAGCCCGCCACCAGCCACCAGCCGCCTGCCGGGCGCGCCCTCGAGCACCTGTGCATCGTGAAGCCGCCGGCCAGGTGGCCGGTGTGCGCGGGGAGGGGGAGTACTCGTAGCGGCCACGGGCGCATGACGTAAGCCGCACGGGCCTTCGCGCGGAGTCTGCGGTAGCCGCCCCACGCACTCCCTCAGCCGACCCCGCCCCCTACAACGGGATGTTGCTGTGTT from Streptomyces sp. NBC_01754 includes:
- a CDS encoding HEAT repeat domain-containing protein, with protein sequence MAVTGQDTDTVRALRALEDSRSSVRLRAALAVGTTPDPGFVGKLVERCAAEPEFFVRDMLTWALTRHPVSLTLPELLREVRSERAQARSQALHTLSKIGDRQAWPSITRALLSDADDEVARSAWRAAVVLVPEGEASALATVLATQLGRGGRETQLSLSRALVTLGEVIVPVLRAATTASDPRVCAHALATQRLLREPDAGFECAIEEAKRVVALGGSGQEGG